The genome window GGAGATGGCGCATCGCTTGATGGGCAACTGGCACCCGGACGATGTGACATGGCACAGTCTGATTGAAGCCGAAAACGCCAGCGCCGACGCTTCGCGGCCCTACCCCTTCTACCTCGCCTATGCGTTGGAGGATGGGCCAGAGGCGCTTGGCGATCCGTCCGATTGGCGGGCGGAATGGAAATGGGACGGCATCCGCGGGCAATTGATCCTGCGCGACGGCGATTACTTCGTCTGGTCGCGCGGCGAAGAACTGATGACCGACCGTTTCCCCGAACTGGCCCGCGCGGCGGATCATATGCCGCCCGGCACGGTGCTGGACGGAGAATTACTGGTCTGGCAACCGGGGGCCGACTTCCCCTCCTCCTTCAATGCTTTGCAAGCTAGGATCGGGCGCAAGACCGTGCCAAAAAAGCTGCTAAAAGAAGCGCCCGTCGTGTTGCACGCCTATGATTTGCTGGAATGGCAGGGCGAAGACATCCGCCACCGCCCCTTTTCCGAGCGCCGCGCTCTGCTGGAAGAGGCCAGCGCCAATTTGCCCTCAGACGCCCCGATCCGCCTCTCGCCGCAGCACCAGTTCAACGACTGGGCCGAATTGGCCGCTCTGCGCGATACGGCGCGTGAAGCGCAGGCCGAAGGCTTGATGTTGAAACGCGCCGACAGCCCCTACCTGTCGGGCCGCAAAAAGGGCGACTGGTGGAAATGGAAGCTGGACCCGCTGACCATCGACGCGGTGATGATCTATGCGCAATCGGGCTCTGGCCGCCGCGCGAACCTTTTTACAGACTTCACCTTTGCGGTTTGGAATGGCAACGATCTAGTGCCCTTCACCAAAGCCTATTCCGGCCTCACAGATGCCGAATTCCGTTCGATCACCGCATGGGTGCGTAAAAACACGCTGCAACGGTTCGGCCCTGTGCGGCAAGTGACTCCGCATCATGTGTTTGAGATTGCTTTTGAAGGCATCCAACCCAGCCCGCGCCACAAATCCGGCGTCGCCCTGCGATTTCCGCGCATGTTGCGCTGGCGCAAGGACAAGCCATTGCCAGAGGCCAACACCCTCGACGATCTGAAAGAAATGCTGCGCATCTACGGATAGGTTGTTCCGGCCCGCCCGGAGGCATAGATGTGACAAAACGCAAATGAGGTACACCGATGTTTCAGCTTCCCTTCCCGCTTCACGATGCCAACGCCAGTGCCGGGGGCAAAGACCTCGGCGATCTGCCGGAATGGGATCTGAGCGACCTTTACACCGCCGAGGATGCGCCTGAACTCAAACGCGATCTCGATTGGCTGGAAGAAGCTTGTGCAAGCTTTGCCACCGACTACGAAGGCAACCTGGCCGGGCTAGACGCCAAAGGGCTGCTGGACTGTGTGCTGCGCAACGAAAAGATCAATCAGGTCGCCGGGCGCATCATGTCCTACGCGGGGCTGCGCTATTACCAGCAAACCACGGACTCGGGCCGCGCCAAGTTCATGTCCGACATGCAGGAAAAGATCACAGACTATACCACTCCGCTGGTGTTCTTTACGTTGGAGCTGAACAAACTGCCGGATGCGCATCTCGCCGATCTGCTGAACCAAGACCCCGATCTCGCGCGCTATAAGCCCGTTTTCGACCGCATTCGCGCGATGAAACCTTACCAACTGTCCGATGAGATGGAAAAATTCCTTCACGATCTGGGCGTCGTCGGCGACGCTTGGGAGCGGATGTTCGACGAAACCATCGCAGGGCTGGAATTTGAGGTCGACGGCGAGACGCTTACCATCGAAGGCACGCTGAACCTGCTGACCGATCCCGACCGCGCCAAGCGCGAAGCCGGTGCACGCGAACTGGCCGAGGTGTTGGGCAACAACATCCGCACCTTCGCCCGTGTGCACAACACGCAGGTGAAAGAGAAAGAGGTGCTGGATCGCTGGCGCGGGATGGAGACACCGCAAACGGGTCGCCACCTGAGCAACCATGTTGAGCCAGAAGTCGTAGAAGCATTGCGCAATGCGGTTGTTGAGGCCTACCCAAAGCTGAGCCACCGTTACTATGAGTTGAAGCGTAAATGGCTGGGGCTGGACGTCATGCAGGTCTGGGACCGCAACGCGCCACTGCCGATGGAAGACCCCAAGATTGTCGATTGGGCGCAGGCCGAGGACACCGTGATGGAGGCCTATTCCGCATTTGATCCGCGTATGGGCGATATTGCGAAGCCATTCTTCACCAAAGGCTGGATTGACGCGGGCGTCAAACCGGGCAAGGCACCCGGCGCTTTCGCGCATCCGACGGTGACCAACGTCCACCCCTATGTGATGCTGAATTACTTAGGCAAACCGCGCGACGTGATGACGCTTGCGCATGAGTTGGGCCACGGCGTGCATCAAGTTCTGGCCGCTGATCAGGGCGAGATGCTGTCATCCACGCCGTTGACCTTGGCCGAAACGGCCTCTGTCTTTGGTGAGATGCTGACCTTCCGCAAGATGCTAGACAAAGCCAAAACCCAAGCGGAACGCAAAGTGCTGCTGGCGGGCAAGGTTGAGGACATGATCAACACGGTCGTGCGCCAAATCGCCTTTTACGACTTTGAATGCAAATTGCACGAGGCGCGTCGTAGCGGAGAGCTTACCCCCGACGACATCAATGCCCTGTGGATGTCCGTTCAGGCCGAGAGCCTTGGGCCAGCATTCGAATATATGGAGGGGTATGAGACCTTTTGGGCCTATATCCCGCATTTCGTGCACTCGCCTTTCTACGTCTACGCCTATGCCTTTGGGG of Sulfitobacter sp. DSM 110093 contains these proteins:
- a CDS encoding ATP-dependent DNA ligase; this encodes MKDFAALFNAIDQTTKTTIKVAALAEYFTTAEETDRLWTVALFSGRRPKRAVTTTRLREWASEASGVPLWLFEDSYAIVGDLAETIALVLPPVDSEDTSTLSSWINALRELKDKDDATRKAFVLSAWQQLGGTERFLFNKLITGGFRIGISQKLMTRSLARATGRPEPEMAHRLMGNWHPDDVTWHSLIEAENASADASRPYPFYLAYALEDGPEALGDPSDWRAEWKWDGIRGQLILRDGDYFVWSRGEELMTDRFPELARAADHMPPGTVLDGELLVWQPGADFPSSFNALQARIGRKTVPKKLLKEAPVVLHAYDLLEWQGEDIRHRPFSERRALLEEASANLPSDAPIRLSPQHQFNDWAELAALRDTAREAQAEGLMLKRADSPYLSGRKKGDWWKWKLDPLTIDAVMIYAQSGSGRRANLFTDFTFAVWNGNDLVPFTKAYSGLTDAEFRSITAWVRKNTLQRFGPVRQVTPHHVFEIAFEGIQPSPRHKSGVALRFPRMLRWRKDKPLPEANTLDDLKEMLRIYG
- a CDS encoding M3 family oligoendopeptidase; the protein is MFQLPFPLHDANASAGGKDLGDLPEWDLSDLYTAEDAPELKRDLDWLEEACASFATDYEGNLAGLDAKGLLDCVLRNEKINQVAGRIMSYAGLRYYQQTTDSGRAKFMSDMQEKITDYTTPLVFFTLELNKLPDAHLADLLNQDPDLARYKPVFDRIRAMKPYQLSDEMEKFLHDLGVVGDAWERMFDETIAGLEFEVDGETLTIEGTLNLLTDPDRAKREAGARELAEVLGNNIRTFARVHNTQVKEKEVLDRWRGMETPQTGRHLSNHVEPEVVEALRNAVVEAYPKLSHRYYELKRKWLGLDVMQVWDRNAPLPMEDPKIVDWAQAEDTVMEAYSAFDPRMGDIAKPFFTKGWIDAGVKPGKAPGAFAHPTVTNVHPYVMLNYLGKPRDVMTLAHELGHGVHQVLAADQGEMLSSTPLTLAETASVFGEMLTFRKMLDKAKTQAERKVLLAGKVEDMINTVVRQIAFYDFECKLHEARRSGELTPDDINALWMSVQAESLGPAFEYMEGYETFWAYIPHFVHSPFYVYAYAFGDGLVNALYAVYAEGEEGFEDKYFDMLKAGGSKHHKELLAPFGLDASDPAFWDKGLSMISDMIDELEAME